The segment TGTAAATCTTATTAAGCCATCAGATTTGAACATTCTCTCGTGGAATTTAAGGACTTCCTAACATGTGGACTGAGATGCCAAAAGTTTCACTTTCATACCACTGGAAATATCTCCACCTCTCTTCGCTATTAAAAGTAAACTAGATCAGGAGGCATAACATGCGAAACATAAAAACCAAGCATGGCAAAAATTCTAAAGTCTTCTCCTCTACTCCTTCACATTTTCTTGCTCTCCTTACTTTCACTAAAGACCATAGCATCACCTGCAACACAAGCAGGAGCTCTTATCCAATGGAAAAACAGCCTCctcccttcttcttttctcagtTCATGGTCCTCTACCAACCTTACCAACCTTTGCAAATGGAATGGCATTGTCTGCGACTCAACCGGGACAGTCTCCGAAATAATCATCTCTGGCGCCAAACTCAATGGAACACTAGCCCAGTTCAACTTCACTCCATTTCTTGAAGTCACTCGCTTTGACCTCAGCAACAACAATCTCAGCGGACCTATACCTTCGGAAATAGGCCAGTTAACAAAGCTCCAGTACGTAAGCTTCTACAACAACTATCTTACTGGTACAATTCCCTATCAGTTCAGAAATCTTCAAAAGGTATGGCACTTAGACCTTGGTTCAAACTACTTGGAAACACCTGACTGGTCTAAGTTCTTGACCATGCCTTTGTTGACCTGGCTTAGCTTTGGTTATAATTACCTCACTTCTGGGTTCCCAGGATTTATACTTTATTGCCAAAACTTGACTTACTTGGATTTGGCACAGAATCAGTTGAATGGAACAGTACCAGAAATGGTATTTACCAATCTTGACAAGCTTGAGTACCTTAATCTAACTGACAATTTGTTCCAGGGACCAGTGTCCCCAAACATCACCAAGCTTTCCAAACTCATAGATCTTCATCTAGGACGAAACAAGTTCAGTGGTGTAATTCCTGAAAATATTGGGTCAATGTCCAATCTTCAAATTGTAGAACTGTACAACAATTCATTTGAAGGGAAAATTCCCTCTTCAATTGGTCAGTTGACAGAGCTCTCGCATCTCGATGTTAGATGGAATTCCTTGAATTCTACAATCCCTTCTGAGCTAGGCTTTTGTACTAAACTCACCTACTTGGCCCTGGCTTCCAATTCACTCACTGGGGAATTGCCTTTGTCTTTAACCAACTTGACCAAAATTACCGACTTGGGTTTATCTGTTAATAACCTTTCAGGTGAGATCTCACCTTACTTTTTCAGCAATTGGACAGAATTAACCTCGTTGCAGCTTCAGAACAATCTTTTCACTGGCAAAATTCCACTGGAAATTGGCCTATTGACCAAGCTCCAACTTGTTTTACTGTTCAATAATACGTTCACAGGTTCAATTCCCGCTGAGGTAGGTAACTTGAAAGATTTGACAGAACTAGACCTATCAAACAACCACCTGTCTGGTCCAATTCCTCTAGCACTGTGGAACCTCACAAACCTTCAGACCTTACAACTTTTCTTAAACAATCTCACTGGCACAATCCCACCAGCAATTGGAAATATGACTTCGCTGCAAATTATTGATCTCAGCGCTAACCAACTATACGGGGAATTGCCAGATACCATATCTGGCCTCAGTAATTTACAGAGAATCTCTCTTTTCACCAATAACTTCTCAGGTAATATTCCAAGTGACTTTGGGAAGTTTAGTCCTTCTCTAAGCAGTGTTAGCTTTTCAAACAACAGCTTCTCTGGAGAACTGCCACCTGAATTGTGTAGTGGCTTCAGTCTTCAAAATTTCACAGTGAATAATAACAACTTCACGGGGCCATTGCCTGACTGCTTGAGAAATTGTTCGCTACTACAGAGAGTGCGATTTGATGGGAACAACTTCAATGGCAACATCACAAATGCATTTGGGGTTCATCCAAATCTTTATTTCATTTCTCTTAATGACAATCAATTTATTGGCATAATCTCACCGGAGTGGGCAGAATGTGGATCTCTAACCAATTTAGAGATGGGAAGAAACAGAATTTCGGGTGAAATCCCTGCTGAGCTTGGGAGGTTGCCTCAATTGCACTCTTTAATTCTTGACTCAAACGAATTGTCTGGGCAAATTCCAAGTGCATTGGGAAATCTAAGCCTGTTTGAGCTCAATCTGAGCAAGAATCTTCTGACAGGAGAGATTCCTCAGAGCCTAGGCGGTTTGGTTCAGCTGGAGGAACTTGATTTGTCTGAGAACAAATTAACTGGGAACATACCAAAAGAGCTTGGGAATTGTGAGAGATTATTGAGCTTGGACTTGAGCGACAATAACCTATTGGATGAAATACCTTCTGAACTTGGTAATTTAAATGCATTGAATGTCTTGTTAGACCTCAGCAGCAATTCACTCTCAGGAACAATTCCTTCAAACCTGGCAAAGCTTACATCATTGGAAAGTTTTAACATTTCACATAACCAGCTCTCAGGGGAGATCCCGGCATTATTTACGAGCATGGTTAGTCTACTCCCCAGCTCCATTGATTTTTCCTATAACAAGTTAACAGGTCAAATCCCAACTAGTAAAGTTTTCGAAGAGGCACCTGCAAATGCATACATTGGAAACTCAGGTCTGTGTGGAAATGCAGCAGGACTAAGTACTTGTTACACAGATTCCACAAAGAAAAAGCATTCTAATACAGTTCTAATTGCTGTCCTCATTCCGGTTTGTGGCCTTTTATTGCTTGCAATTATTGTTGCtgtattcataatattttaccGGAAAGCCAAATTCCATGATGAAGAAAGCAGAAGAATTGGAGAGACTGATGGGAACTCTCAGTCATTGATATGGGAAAGAGAAGGTAAATTCACATTTGGGGATCTTGTGAAGGCCACTGAGGACTTCAATGAGAAGTACTGCGTGGGAAAAGGTGGATTTGGAACTGTTTACAGAGCAGCATTGCCAACAGGTCAAATTGTTGCTGTTAAAAGGCTCAACATGTCAGACTCCACTGACATTCCAGCAGCCAATCGCCAGAGTTTTGAGACTGAGATTCGTGTGTTGACAGAAGTTAGGCACCGGAATATCATTAAGCTTTATGGGTTCTGTTCAATGAGGGGGTACATGTACTTGGTCTATGAATATGTAGAGAGAGGCAGTTTGGGAAGTGCATTGTATGGGTTGGAAGGGAAAGTGGAGCTGAACTGGGATACAAGGGTGAGAATTGTGCAAGGTGTGGCTCATGCAGTTGCTTACTTGCACCATGATTGCTCTCCACCAATTGTGCACCGAGACATAACTGTGAATAACATATTGCTCGAGTCTGAGTTCGAGCCACGACTCTCAGATTTTGGCGTTGCAAGATTGTTGAACCCAGATACGAGTAACTGGACAACAATTGCTGGGTCTTACGGCTACATGGCTCCAGGTAAGCTAACAATCTAACTTCTACATgttcccaaaaagaaaagaaggcttCTCATATTATTAGTATgcgtttttattttattttatttttttatccttttgccAAATGCATGTCTTTCCTTGTTCACTTGTTAACTTTGATTAGTTTCAAatgtatttctttcttctttcatttgttAACTTTGATTAGTATCATAGATGTTTTAGATTGCAACGTTTCATTGTgggattgaaatttttgtttctatGAATGTGCAGAGCTTGCGCTAACAATGCGATTAACAGATAAATGTGACGTTTATAGCTTTGGAGTGGTGGCATTAGAAGTTATGATGGGAAGGCACCCTAGGGAGATCCTATCTTCCTTGTCATTAAAGTCGAGAACAGCGACACCAGTTTCAGACACTACAGAATTTCTTTTAAAGGATGTTCTAGACCAAAGACTCCCACCACCCACAGGCCAAACAGCAGAGGAGGTGGTGTTTGTAGTGACCATAGCCTTAGCATGTGTGCGTGACACTCCAGAGGCACGACCCACCATGCGTTTTGTGGCACAAGAACTATCAGCTCAAATCCAAGCTTGCCTGTCCGACCAATTCGACAATATAACGATTAGCAATCTTACAGGGCATCAGAAATAGTACAAATTGGAATCAAAGCTTGAGTAGTGATTACTGATTAGTGTATGGATGAGGTACTGCCAGGCCTGGAATGGATTGTTCAAGATGTTTAATCTCATTCTAGCTTCTAGGTAGGAACTAGTAAATGAGAACGTTGTACCTAGAGGTCCCTTGTACAATAagcctttttttcatttttctttttttaagtttttttgaaTAATATGTGGGGCTGACCACAAATTGAGCAGTAGTGAGGGCAATCTTCATTTCTAATATATGTATTCACATGTATACTTCTTAGATAGTATTTCTTGTACTTAATCTGATTCACTATATACAATACTTCGCATGTCATAACCTAAATTCACTTGTACCagaaaacctttttctttttctccattgTCTTTCCTTCCAGGAAAGTTCATGACTTAGCTTCCTAATCATTTTTCCTGTCAATCCCATTATTTGTTTTCTaaccattttctattttttgctgaattttctTACGAAGCACATGAACTAAAGGATCTCAACATCCTTattgtcctttttcttttctggctGCTCAAAGTTGACTTTTGAACAAGTGTATGTATGCTCCTATGAATGTCGGTTGGAAAGCGTTCAATGAGAGGCCTCTGAGTTAGAATCATGTTGATAGCGTTGCTACCAATAAAGTTTGAAAACCATACTGGTTGGTACTTCCTAGTGTACCTACAACTATGACATCTAGGTTCGAATCTTTCCTCCTACgttgtaattgaaaaaaaaaaaaaaaaaaaaaaaaagttttgaacttCCCCATCGCAACCTCATGTAATACCAAAACCTTTATGGCTCTTTATATAATTATCGAGAGGCATCACTGGCGGCTCTACGATCAATTTAGTGTGGTCACAGGACACCCtgacctgaaattttttttttattatatataaattttaaaaattt is part of the Quercus robur chromosome 9, dhQueRobu3.1, whole genome shotgun sequence genome and harbors:
- the LOC126698560 gene encoding MDIS1-interacting receptor like kinase 2-like isoform X1; the encoded protein is MTCASQKLSMTTILKPLLLLLQILLLSFLPLSSTASPATQAEALIKWKNSLLPSSFLSSWSSTNITNLCKWNGLVCDSTGTVSEIVISGANLNGTLAQFNFTPFLNVTRFDFSNNLLSGPIPSEIGQLTKLQYVSFYNNYLNGTIPYQFSNLQKVWYLDLGSNYLVTPDWSKFLSMPLLTRLSFAYNSLTSGFPGFIIYCQNLTYLDLAQNQLNGTVPEMVFTNLSKLEYLNLTDNQFQGPMSPNITKLSKLIDLRLGRNRFSGQILEDIGSMSNLQMIEMYNNSFEGKIPSSIGQLKQLSKFYLDLNALNSTIPSELGLCANLTYLALASNSLTGELPLSLTNLTKITDLGLSVNNLSGEISPYFFSNWTELTSLQLQNNLFTGKIPLEIGLLTKLQLVLLFNNTFTGSIPAEVGNLKDLTELDLSNNHLSGPIPLALWNLTNLQTLQLFLNNLTGTIPPAIGNMTSLQIIDLSANQLYGELPDTISGLSNLQRISLFTNNFSGNIPSDFGKFSPSLSSVSFSNNSFSGELPPELCSGFSLQNFTVNNNNFTGPLPDCLRNCSLLQRVRFDGNNFNGNITNAFGVHPNLYFISLNDNQFIGIISPEWAECGSLTNLEMGRNRISGEIPAELGRLPQLHSLILDSNELSGQIPSALGNLSLFELNLSKNLLTGEIPQSLGGLVQLEELDLSENKLTGNIPKELGNCERLLSLDLSDNNLLDEIPSELGNLNALNVLLDLSSNSLSGTIPSNLAKLTSLESFNISHNQLSGEIPALFTSMVSLLPSSIDFSYNKLTGQIPTSKVFEEAPANAYIGNSGLCGNAAGLSTCYTDSTKKKHSNTVLIAVLIPVCGLLLLAIIVAVFIIFYRKAKFHDEESRRIGETDGNSQSLIWEREGKFTFGDLVKATEDFNEKYCVGKGGFGTVYRAALPTGQIVAVKRLNMSDSTDIPAANRQSFETEIRVLTEVRHRNIIKLYGFCSMRGYMYLVYEYVERGSLGSALYGLEGKVELNWDTRVRIVQGVAHAVAYLHHDCSPPIVHRDITVNNILLESEFEPRLSDFGVARLLNPDTSNWTTIAGSYGYMAPELALTMRLTDKCDVYSFGVVALEVMMGRHPREILSSLSLKSRTATPVSDTTEFLLKDVLDQRLPPPTGQTAEEVVFVVTIALACVRDTPEARPTMRFVAQELSAQIQACLSDQFDNITISNLTGHQK
- the LOC126698560 gene encoding probable leucine-rich repeat receptor-like protein kinase At1g35710 isoform X7 → MTCASQKLSMTTILKPLLLLLQILLLSFLPLSSTASPATQAEALIKWKNSLLPSSFLSSWSSTNITNLCKWNGLVCDSTGTVSEIVISGANLNGTLAQFNFTPFLNVTRFDFSNNLLSGPIPSEIGQLTKLQYVSFYNNYLNGTIPYQFSNLQKVWYLDLGSNYLVTPDWSKFLSMPLLTRLSFAYNSLTSGFPGFIIYCQNLTYLDLAQNQLNGTVPEMVFTNLSKLEYLNLTDNQFQGPMSPNITKLSKLIDLRLGRNRFSGQILEDIGSMSNLQMIEMYNNSFEGKIPSSIGQLKQLSKFYLDLNALNSTIPSELGLCANLTYLALASNSLTGELPLSLTNLTKITDLGLSVNNLSGEISPYFFSNWTELTSLQLQNNLFTGKIPLEIGLLTKLQLVLLFNNTFTGSIPAEVGNLKDLTELDLSNNHLSGPIPLALWNLTNLQTLQLFLNNLTGTIPPAIGNMTSLQIIDLSANQLYGELPDTISGLSNLQRISLFTNNFSGNIPSDFGKFSPSLSSVSFSNNSFSGELPPELCSGFSLQNFTVNNNNFTGPLPDCLRNCSLLQRVRFDGNNFNGNITNAFGVHPNLYFISLNDNQFIGIISPEWAECGSLTNLEMGRNRISGEIPAELGRLPQLHSLILDSNELSGQIPSALGNLSLFELNLSKNLLTGEIPQSLGGLVQLEELDLSENKLTGNIPKELGNCERLLSLDLSDNNLLDEIPSELGNLNALNVLLDLSSNSLSGTIPSNLAKLTSLESFNISHNQLSGEIPALFTSMVSLLPSSIDFSYNKLTGQIPTSKVFEEAPANAYIGNSGLCGNAAGLSTCYTDSTKKKHSNTVLIAVLIPVCGLLLLAIIVAVFIIFYRKAKFHDEESRRIGETDGNSQSLIWEREGKFTFGDLVKATEDFNEKYCVGKGGFGTVYRAALPTGQIVAVKRLNMSDSTDIPAANRQSFETEIHVLTEVRHRNIIKLYGSCSMRGYMYLVYEYVERGSLGNALYGLEGKAELNWDTRVRIVQGVAHAVAYLHHDCSPPIVHRDITVNNILLKSEFEPRLSDFGVARLLDPDTTNWTTIAGSYGYMAPELALTM